The DNA region CGCCGCGACGCCGTTGAGGTACACCGGGAAGAAGGCACCGATGGCGATCAAGACGATTTTCGAGGTTTCGTCGATGCCCAGCCACAGCAGCAACAGCGGCACCCAGGCCAGACTTGGAATCGAGCGCAGGCCGGCGAACGTCGGCTCCAGCCAGGCTTCGGCTTCGCGGCTCAAACCGACCCACGCAGCAAACACCAGGGCCAGACCGGCGCCGATGGCGAAACCCAACAGCACCCGCAACAGGCTGGCGCTGATGTGCTTCCACAGCGCGCCTTCGGCGAGGTCGCTCAAGGTCAGCGCGATCTCGCTGGGGGCCGGCATTTGGTAGGACGGCAACCAGCCGATACGCACGACGAATTCCAGCACGAGGAGGATCAGCACCGGTAGGGCGAGGGCCTTGAGGCGGAGTTTTCAGGCGTTGTTGAGGCGTCGGAGTGCGGGCAATGCCAGCGGGGCGGACAGGTGTTTGCTTTTGCTGGTCATTGGGTTCTCCGGTCACGACGAATCAAGATCAAGAGATCGCAGCCTCGTTTCACTCGACAGCTCCTACACGAGCCACGGTTTCTTTGAAGCCGATGTCGATCAGTTGGTCGATCACTTGATCGACATTCACCCCACGACGAACCAGTTCTTCGGAAACCAGGATCGGTGCGGCAGCCTTGGAGGCGATCACATCCTTGGCGGTCAGTTGCGGGCTGCTCAGGTCGGTGCGCGACAATTGCAGCTTGGCCACTTCCAGCGGCAGACCGGATTCGCCAGCGAGTAGCTTCGCCAGTTCCTCGGGATTTTTTACCGCCCACTCGCGAGCTTGCTCGTAGGCATTCAGTACGGTGTCGATGGTGTGTGGGTGTTCTTTGGCATAGCTGTCGGTGACGCTGACCACGCCGTAGCTGTTGAAATGAGTGTTGCGATAGAGCAACCGGGAGCCGGCCTGAACCTGGCTCGCGGCCATGTGCGGATCGAGTCCGGCCCAGGCGTCGATGTCACCTTTTTCCAGCGCAGTGCGACCGTCCGGGTGCTGCAAATGCACCAGTTCCACATCGTCTTTGCCCAGGCCTGCCTGTTGCAGGCTGCGCAGGGTAAACAGGTACGGATCGGTGCCCTTGGTGGCGGCGATTTTTTTACCTTTCAGATCGGCCACGGTCTTGTAGGGCGAATCCTTGCGCACCACCAACGCCGTCCATTCGGCGCGGCTGTAGACGTAAACCGATTTGATAGGGCTGCCATTGGCGCGGCTCAGCACGGCGGCGAGGCTGGCGGAGGAGGCGAAGTCGACGCCGCCGCTGTTGAGGTATTCCAGCGAGCGGTTGCTGCCCTGGCTCAGCACCCAGCTGACCTTGGTCTGTGGCAGGGCTTTTTCCAGAAAGCCGAAGTGTTTGAGCACCAGGCTCACGGGCGAGTAATAGGCGTAATCCAGATGCACTTCGGCCGGTGGCGCTTCAGCGGCCTGGGCAAGCGGTAGCAGGCTCAGCGCCAGGGCGCAAGCGCTGAGCAGAGACCTGACGTGGGGAAAACGGAAGGTGGTTTTCATGGGACAGCTCCAGGCAAGGCGGCGAAGTTCTTATTTCCAAAAAAACATTTTTTATAAATGCTTCCTGCATAAAAGGAATATTGCATGCTCTGTGCCATGTTTTACGTGACGAGTGTTTTCAAGGCCTTGGAGCTGAAGCAGGGGCAGAGAAATGTTCAAGGGAAAACAGTCTGTTTAGTCGCTGTTGCTGGGCAAACACTGTTCGCTGCTGGTCATGAGCTTATGCATAAATCGAATTTTAAAAGCCTCTTGTAAGAGCGTTATGGTCTATCGCAATAACCCTCAAGGAGCCCCCGATGAACCTGTCCCGATTCGTGCGCAGTCTGCTGACTAGCGCACTGTTCGCCGCACCACTGGCTTACGCCGCCGAGCCCGTCGTCCTGCACGTCGGTGATCAGAACTACTACAACGTTCGCGCTTCGGTGGAGGCATCGGGCGTACTGAAAGACGCGCCTTATACTGTCGACTGGAAGCACTTCCAGGCCGCCGCGCCACTGGCCGAAGCGCTGAACACCGGCGCGCTGGATCTGGGTTTTCTCGGCGATTCGGGTTTTCTGTTCCTCGCCGCCAAGCAGGCGCCGGTGAAACTGATCGGCGTCTCGCGGCAAAACCCCGACACCATCGCCTTGCTGGTGCCCAAGGACTCACCGGTCAAAACCATCGCCGATCTGAAGGGTAAGAAAGTCGCTTATTGGCCCGGTGCCTGGAGCCAGCAACTGACCCTGCGCGCCCTTGAAAAAGCCGACCTGCCGGAAGACTATGTCGACTTCATCAAACTGATGCCGATCGATGCCGCCGCCGCGTTGCCTCAGGGCAGCATCGACGCGTTCCCGGTCTGGGAGCCTTACATCTCTCAGCAGATTCTGTTCTCCGGCGCCCGGCCGATCCTCACCGCCAAGAACCTGATGCCCGGCCTGAGCGCCATCGCCGCCTCGACGCCGTCGATCGACAGCAAACGCGAAGCCATTGCCGACTTTCTGGTGCGCCTGAAAAAGGCCCGGGCTTGGGTCGACAATCACACCGACGAGTACGCCGATCTCTGGGCGAAGAAAGCCAACCTTGACCAGAACGTCTCGCGCCATTGGTTGCGCCAGGCCCACATGACCGTCGGCCCGGTGGATGCGCAGGCCGCAAAGGATCTGCAAAGCACCGCGGACTTCCTGTTCAAGGTAAAAGCGCTGCCGGCTGCGTTGGCGACTGCACCGATTATCGACAGCTCGTTTCAGCAGGCGTTTGACCAGTAACCCACGATGCCGGGCAGCACTGGAACCAAACACTGTGT from Pseudomonas sp. ACM7 includes:
- a CDS encoding aliphatic sulfonate ABC transporter substrate-binding protein, whose product is MKTTFRFPHVRSLLSACALALSLLPLAQAAEAPPAEVHLDYAYYSPVSLVLKHFGFLEKALPQTKVSWVLSQGSNRSLEYLNSGGVDFASSASLAAVLSRANGSPIKSVYVYSRAEWTALVVRKDSPYKTVADLKGKKIAATKGTDPYLFTLRSLQQAGLGKDDVELVHLQHPDGRTALEKGDIDAWAGLDPHMAASQVQAGSRLLYRNTHFNSYGVVSVTDSYAKEHPHTIDTVLNAYEQAREWAVKNPEELAKLLAGESGLPLEVAKLQLSRTDLSSPQLTAKDVIASKAAAPILVSEELVRRGVNVDQVIDQLIDIGFKETVARVGAVE
- a CDS encoding ABC transporter substrate-binding protein — its product is MNLSRFVRSLLTSALFAAPLAYAAEPVVLHVGDQNYYNVRASVEASGVLKDAPYTVDWKHFQAAAPLAEALNTGALDLGFLGDSGFLFLAAKQAPVKLIGVSRQNPDTIALLVPKDSPVKTIADLKGKKVAYWPGAWSQQLTLRALEKADLPEDYVDFIKLMPIDAAAALPQGSIDAFPVWEPYISQQILFSGARPILTAKNLMPGLSAIAASTPSIDSKREAIADFLVRLKKARAWVDNHTDEYADLWAKKANLDQNVSRHWLRQAHMTVGPVDAQAAKDLQSTADFLFKVKALPAALATAPIIDSSFQQAFDQ